In Cygnus atratus isolate AKBS03 ecotype Queensland, Australia chromosome 5, CAtr_DNAZoo_HiC_assembly, whole genome shotgun sequence, a single window of DNA contains:
- the FKBP3 gene encoding peptidyl-prolyl cis-trans isomerase FKBP3, whose product MAAAAAPAQPWSAEELRSEALPKKDIIKFLQQHAAQAFLAEHRLLGQVKNVAKTANKEQLIAAYTQLFHTQRFRGTDGAEPAAEQAKPAKAEEAKERAAKPEEAREEGPPKYTKSVLKKGDKTNFPKKGDTVHCWYTGKLQDGTVFDSNVQTGSKKKKAAKPLSFEVGIGKVIRGWDEALLTMSKGEKAQLEIEPEWAYGKKGQPDAKIPPNAKLFFEVELVDIE is encoded by the exons atggcggcggcggcggcgccggcgCAGCCCTGGAGCGCGGAGGAGCTGCGGAGCGAGGCGCTGCCCAAGAAGGACATCATCaagttcctgcagcagcacgcGGCGCAGGCG TTCCTGGCCGAGCACCggctgctggggcaggtgaAGAACGTGGCCAAGACGGCGAACAAGGAGCAGCTGATCGCGGCCTACACGCAGCTCTTCCACACGCAG CGCTTTCGGGGCACGGACGGCGCGGAGCCGGCGGCGGAGCAGGCGAAGCCGGCCAAGGCGGAGGAGGCCAAGGAGAGAGCGGCGAAGCCCGAGGAGGCCCGGGAGGAG GGGCCGCCGAAGTACACCAAGTCCGTTCTGAAGAAGGGCGACAAAACCAACTTCCCGAAGAAGGGAGACACCGTGCACTGCTGGTACACGGGGAAGCTCCAGGACGGGACAGTCTTCGATAGCAACGTTCAAACAG gttcaaagaagaaaaaagctgccAAGCCTTTAAGTTTCGAAGTTGGCATAGGAAAAGTTATCAGAGGC tgggATGAAGCTCTCTTGACGATGAGTAAAGGAGAGAAGGCTCAACTGGAAATCGAACCTGAGTGGGCGTACGGCAAGAAAGGGCAGCCTGATGCAAA GATTCCACCCAatgcaaaacttttctttgagGTGGAATTGGTGGATATTGAATGA